GTCGCGGACTGTCTGCTGGCGGGTACCGCGGGGCTTCTGGAGCTGCGTCACTTCGCCGGCGGCGTCCTGGTCAATGGCCTGCTGGAACACCTCAAGAGCGAGGGGCGGGGAAGGTTCGTCTCCCTTGTCAACGCCGTCCTGCGCGCCGTCGGAGAGCGAGGCTTGGAGCGGGTCGAGGCGCTCCGCCGCTCTGCCTCCCTTGAGGACCGCGCCCTCTGGGCGGGGGTCCCCGTCTGGTCTCTGCCGGCCTGGACCAAGTCGTGGAAGCGGTCCGAGCTGAACGAGCTTTTCGACCTGATGCGCATCCCGCCAGCGTCCTCCCTCCGCGTCTCCCCGGGGCGGGAGGCTGCACTGAACGACCTGCTGCGGAAGGAGGGCCTGGAGCCCGAGCCCTCCGATCTCTCGGGGGCCCTCCGCCTTCAAAGTACCGTGCTTCCGATCTCCCTTCCCGGATATGAACAGGGGTGGTGTACGGTCCAGACGGAGGGGTCGCTCCTCGTGGCCTCGCTGGCGGAGCGTTTCTGGAGGGAGGGCGTGATTCTGGACATGTGCTCGGGACGGGGAGTCAAGGCCGGCCAGATCCTTCAATCCCTGCCCGGAGCGCGTATGGAGTGCTGGGAGCTTTCTCGCGGGCGGCACCTGAGCGCCGTCCGCGAGATGCGGCGCCTGGGCGTGGAGGATCGTGCGGAGCTGCGCTGCGGCAACGCCCTGGAGCTCGAGCTGCGTGAGGCTCCAACTTTGGTGCTACTGGACGCCCCCTGCTCGGGGAGCGGGACCTGGATCCGGAAGCCGGAGTCCAAATGGCAGCTCTCCTGGTCCCGTTTCGACCGCCTGGTCTCCGTCCAGAAATGTTTGCTGACGCGGGCTTTGGACCTGTGTGCGCCGAATGGTATTATAATTTATGTAACGTGCAGCCTCCTTCGTCAGGAAAACGAGAACGTCGTGGCGGAGGTCCTGGCGGGCCGGGCCGATGGCGTGGAGGTCCCCTCGCCGTGGGGCACATCCGGCCCCTTCCGCAGGGGCCGCCCGTGGGGTGCGTACATCTGGCCCACGTTGCCCTGGCTGGACGGCTTTTACTGTTCCATCATCATGAAGAGAGCGGAGGTCTGAGTGCCGATGGGCAAAGCAATCCGTTGGACCCTTTTGTTTGTCGTCCTGGTGATCTTTTCCTCCGGGGCCGTGGCTTTCTATACGGTGTTTTTCCGGCCGTCGAACACGATCGTCGTTCCGCCCCTCCGGGAGCGCTCCGTGGTCGACGCCGTGGCCGAGGCCGAGCGTCTGGGGTTTGCCGTAAAAATCGAGCAGGTGGTCTCATCCCTGCCCTCGGGGCGCGTGCTGGCCCAGTCGCCCGAGCCGGGGGCCCGGATGAGCAGGAACCAGCTCGTCATCCTCCAGGTCAGTCAGGGCGGGGAGCAGCGCGCCGTCCCCGATCTTCGTGGGCAGGAGTTGACCCGCGCCCAGAGGGTGCTCCAGGAGCAGGGCTTTGCGGTCGGCGACGTGATCCGTATCAAGGACGGGTCCCAGCCGGGGGGTGTCGTCATCGCCCAGAGCCCCTCGGCGCCCGCCAACATCCCCGTGGAGCGGAGGGTCGACCTTCTGGTCAGCGAGGGAGGGGGCGGACGCGACGGGAAGCTGACGATCCCGGACGTCGCGCGCCGTTTGGAGCGGGAGGCGCGGGAGATGCTCACGGCCAGCGGGCTTCGGGTTCTGGCGGTGGACAAGGTCTACAGCCCCTCCATGTCCGAGGGAATGGCCATTGAGACGCGCCCCTCCGCGGGGGCTCTGGCACGGGTCGGGGATGGGGTGCGCCTGAAGGTTGCGACCCTGCAGAAGCCTGCGGGTTATGTCGAGCCGGCGGATGGGCCCAAGCCCGAGACGAGGCCCGGCGGTCAGGGCGGCGTCGTTGTCGTGAAGGTCCCAGGGCACGGGGATGTTTTTGTGGGCGAGGGGGCGGGGGAGCAGGCCCCGATTACGGAGGCCAATCCCAACCTGACGGTCCTCGATCAGGAGGGGGGACGGCCGGAGGGCGGAAAACGCGTGATCCCCAATCCGGCCCTGCCTGCGGGTGCGGAGGCCCGTCCCGATGCCAGGCCATCTCCCGTCGAGCCCGTGCAGCCTTCTGCGCCGAAGCAGCCATCGGCTCCCCTGACGCCGAAGGGCAAGGTCGCGAAGGTTCACTATCAGGTGCCTCCTCTGGCGCAGCCTCTGGATCTGCGCATCGAGAAGGTGGAACCCTCGGGGAGGACAGTTCTCTTGGACCGCAAGGCGCGGAGCGGCGAGCGCGTCTCCCTGGAGGTGCCTTATGAGAAGGAGTGCGTCGTGACGTTCTACCTGGGCGGGGAGTTCGTCTGGCAGGACAAATATCAGTGACACCCGTCACGGGCCGGCTCGATCTTTGAGAAATGGTTCGATTTTTGAGAAGAGGGTGGGGCCATGGAAGCGGAAACCTACTGGGAGGATATAGGGAGTCGGGCGCGGCGAAGGGTGCTGTTCGCCCCCTCCCTGCTGGGGGCCGATCCTCTGTGCGTCGGCGCCGCCATCGACAGGCTGGGTGGGTGTTACGACTGGCTGCACCTGGATATCATGGACGGGCACTTCGTCCGCAACCTCTCGTTCGGACCCGCGATGGCGCGGGCGCTGCGCCGGCGCTATCCAAATGCCTTCATCGACGCCCACTTGATGGTGGATCGCCTGGACGTGTTGCTGCCCCTGTTCGTCGAGGCGGAGGTGTCGCTGATCACCGTTCATGCGGAGACGGAACCGCAGCTTCTCCATGCGGCGCTTTCCTCCATCCGGAAGTCCGGTCTTCGGGCCGGCGTTGCCATGGGGCCGGCCACCGGTGTGGAGCGGGTTCATCCCGTCCTGGAGATTGCGGATCTGGTCTTGGTCATGTCCGTTACCCCCGGGTTCGGAGGGCAGAGCCTGATCGAGGCGACCCTGGAGCGTGCTCGGGACCTCGTCCGTCTGAGGGCTGCGGAGGGACATCGCTATCTCATCCAGATGGACGGCGGGATCAACGACAAAAACGTGGGACGGGTGGCCCTGGCCGGATGCGACGTCGTGGTGGCCGGCAGCGCGGTCTTCAAAAGTCCCGATCCGGGAGCTTTCCTGGATGCCATGAGAGTTAAAGTGAAGGAGGCTCTGGACGATGCCGGCATCGGATCGTGACGAGGCATTGAGAGAGCTGGGGCGCCTGGTCTCAGAAAGACGCGAGGAGGCGCGCCTGCTGCTCGAGGACGTATACGAACGGACGCGCATCCGCGTCGATTTTCTGCGTGGAATCGAGAAGGGAGATTACACGGGCTTTCCGGACCTCGTCTACACCAAGGGGTTCGTTCGGACCTACCTCCGCGTCATCGGCGCGGAGGATCTCCAGGAGCCCTTCATGGGCTGGCTGAACCGGTCGATGCCCCGTGGCCCGGAGGCCCCGACCAACGTACTCGGGAATGGGACGTCCCCCACGAGGGGCTTCAAGCCCGTCTCGCACTTCTGGCTCTTTCTCGTCCTTCTTACGGCCTTGATCGGAACGGGGGTCTACGTCTGGTACGTGTGGTCCAGCGGGGGGCTCTCCCTGGGCACCTTCCGGGCGATGCGACCCGAGGACCCCACGCTCTCGGCTCTTGCCTCCCAGGACGTATCGGGCGACAACAAGGAAGTTGAAGTCAGCCCGGTCTCGATGGAGATAATAGTCCCAGAACCGGAACCCCAACCCGAGCCGGAGCCGCTTCCTCCTCCCCCCAGCCTGGAGATCCGCGCGGTCTCCGACGTCTGGATGAAGGTTACGATTGGGGACAAAGTCCTGTTCTCCAAGACGTTGAAAAAGGGCTCTGTCGTGTCCTGGGACCTGCCTGCTCAGGCCAAGGTCTCCTACGGGCGGCCCAACGCGGCCTCGGTCACCCTGAACGGCAAGGGCCTCGGCGTTGTGAATCCCAAGGCCAAACGCTCGGAGACCTACCTCTACCTGCCGGACGGGAGCCACAGGAAGCTCAACTGAGACCGCCGGATTGTGGAGCTGGGGACGGAGGATCGGGAGGGCCGTCCCCGGCTTTCGCCGTCTCTCTGGGGGAACTGTCGGGAAGGTGGCTTTGCCGCGTTGAACATTTTTTTTGTGAGCATGGGCTGTGCGAAGAACGGCGTGGACAGCGAGACCCTGATGGGACGCCTCGCGTTCGAGGGGCATACCGTAGTGGCGGACCCCGAAGATGCCCGCGTCGGCATCATCAATACCTGCGCCTTCATCCAGGATGCGGTTAAGGAGAATATCGACGCGATCCTGGACCTGGAGCTCCTCAAGGAGCGCGGGATCCTGGAGCGGATCGTCGTGGTGGGCTGCATCGTGAACCGCTACGAGGCGGAGCTGCGCCGGGAGCTCGACAGCGTGGACCTGTTCGCGCGGGCGGAGGACTGGGATACGGTCGTGAACTACCTCGCGGGGCTGGAGCACTCGGAGGCGTCGGCCCCCCGGACGGGCTGCGGACGCGTTCCGCTTCCGGGGACCCCGAGGTGGTCCCGCTACCTCAAGGTGGGGGAGGGCTGCGACACCTTCTGCTCCTATTGCTCCATCCCGCTCATCCGGGGCAGGCTGAGGAGCCTTCCCGTAGAGCGCCTGGTGGACGAGGCCCTCGCCCTCTGCTCGGAGGGGGCCCGGGAGCTCTGCCTCGTGGGGCAGGACCTCACGGTCTACGGCCGCGACCTCTACGGGGCCCCCGCCATAGAGCGTCTTCTGAGGGAACTGGACGCGGCCCTGCCCGACGGGACCTGGGTGCGGCTGCTCTACCTGCACCCCGACAGGCTGATGCCCGCCTTCGTGGACTTCCTGATGGAGAGCGGCAAGATTCTGCCCTATCTGGACGTTCCGGTCCAGCATATCGACGATAAGATCCTGTCCAGGATGAACCGTGCCCCTGCGGGGGAGCATATCCGCAGGATGTTCCGTTACCTTCGGGAGAAGAATCCCCTGTTCGCCCTGCGCACGACCATCATGACGGGCTTTCCGGGTGAGACCGAGCTCCAGTTCCGAAGGGTCCTGGACTTTCTGGAGGAGGCGGAGATCGACAGGGTGGGGGCGTTCGTCTACTCTCCCGAGGAGGGGACCCGCGCGGCCTCGTTCCCGGATCTCGTCCCCCGCGAGGTGGGCGAGGAACGCTACGCCCGCCTGATGGAGCTCCAGTCGGAGCTCTCGCGGGAGCGCAGCGCGCTCTTCGTCGGGCGTGAGCTGGACGTCCTCGTCGAGGAGGTCGATGGGGAGTCGGGCGAGGCCTGGGGGCGTTCCTATCGGGATGCGCCCGAGGTGGATGGCATGGTCTGTGTCTCGGGCGCGGGGGATGCCGAGCTCGGAACCTTCGTCCGGGCGCGGATCACCGACTGCGAGGAGTACGACCTGTTCGGCGAGGCCGTCGGCAAGGGGGAGGGGGATGTCTGAGTTGAATCGCAGGGCGCTTCCGGTCCTCGCCGCGACGCTCGGGGGGCTGGGCTTCCTCACCAAGATGCCGGGGACCCTGGGGTCCGCGGCCGCCTGTATCTTTTACGTCCTTCTCCCGGTCCCCTGGTGGGGCATTCTCGCCCTGGGGGCCGTGGGCACTTGGGCGGCGGGAGCCTGCGCGCGCGCCATGGGGGCGGAGGACCCGGGGGCGATCGTCGTGGATGAGGCGGTGGGGATGTGGGTATCGCTTTACGCGCTCCCTGTCTCCTTTTCGCTTCCGGCGTTCTTCCTGTTCCGCGTGGTCGACATCCTCAAGCCCTTCCCGGTCTCCACGGCGGAACGGCTGCCGGGCGGGGTCGGGATCATGGCCGACGATGTGGTCGGCGGCGTGATGGTGAACCTGTTTCTTCAATTTTTGAATGGATACCTCTGGGGGCGGGGTTGGCTGTGGAATCTGTTCGTGAGCTGAGGTCGGCCGTTTTGGCCGCGGTGGGCGACGAGCTCCTGAGCGGGGTGCGCCGCGAGGGGAACTGCGCCGCCCTGGCCTGGCGCCTGCACGACGCAGGCTGGCGCGTCCAGCGTATCGAGGTCGTCCCCGACGATCCGGATTTGATCGTCGGGCTGCTTCGGCATTGGGTGGGCAGGACGGACCTGCTGGTCCTGTCGGGTGGACTGGGGCCCACGCACGATGACCGGACGCGCGAGGCGCTGTCCGCTTATCTGGACAGCCCTCTGCGGCGGGAGGATGCCCTTTACGACCGGATTGTGGGGCGATACGACGGGGAGCGCCGCGCCGCGCTGGAAGATGTCCGCTCCAGCCAGTCGCTGGTCCCGGCCTCGGCGCAGGGCCTTTACAATCCCGAGGGGTCCGCGCTCGGGATCGCCTTCGAGCGACTGGGGACGAGGGTTCTGAGCCTGCCCGGGGTCCCCTCGGAGTTCGCGGCGATGGTCCGGCAGGAAATGTCGGAGCTCTACGTTCCCTCCCATCGTTGGGCCTCCGTCGTCCTGGCGGGCGTCTCGGAGCTGCACGCGGTGGAGCGGGTCCCCGAGGTGATCGCCGACCCCGCGCTCCACGTGTCGGTGCTTCCCTCCTTCGCGTCGGTCGAGCTGGTCGTCCGGGGCGAGCCCGGCAGGGTTCGGGATGCGGAGCGGCTGATTCGGGACCGTTTCCCGGACGATGCGCTTCCTGCCGGCTGTGCGGCGCTCCAGGAGGCCGTGCTTCACGAGGCTCGCAGCAGGGGGATGACGCTTTCCTGCGCGGAGTCCTGCACGGGCGGACTCGTGCAGGGGGCCCTGACCTCGGTCCCCGGCAGCTCCGACGCTTTTCTTGGCGGCGTCGTCGCCTACAGCGACGAGGCGAAACGAAAGGTTCTGGGGGTGGACCCCGAGGCGCTGACGCGGCACGGCGCGGTCAGCGGGGAGTGCGCCCGGGCCATGGCCGAGGGGGTCCTTCGGCTGTATGGCGCGAGCCTCGCCGTCTCCGTCACGGGCATCGCAGGCCCCGGAGGGGGCAGTGAGGAGAAGCCGACGGGGACCGTGTGGTTTGCCGTGGCCTCCGTGGAGGAGGGCGGGGTACGGAGCTCCGCGTTTCTGCGGGCCCTGCGGGGAGACCGGGATGCCGTCCG
The sequence above is a segment of the uncultured Fretibacterium sp. genome. Coding sequences within it:
- a CDS encoding PASTA domain-containing protein — protein: MGKAIRWTLLFVVLVIFSSGAVAFYTVFFRPSNTIVVPPLRERSVVDAVAEAERLGFAVKIEQVVSSLPSGRVLAQSPEPGARMSRNQLVILQVSQGGEQRAVPDLRGQELTRAQRVLQEQGFAVGDVIRIKDGSQPGGVVIAQSPSAPANIPVERRVDLLVSEGGGGRDGKLTIPDVARRLEREAREMLTASGLRVLAVDKVYSPSMSEGMAIETRPSAGALARVGDGVRLKVATLQKPAGYVEPADGPKPETRPGGQGGVVVVKVPGHGDVFVGEGAGEQAPITEANPNLTVLDQEGGRPEGGKRVIPNPALPAGAEARPDARPSPVEPVQPSAPKQPSAPLTPKGKVAKVHYQVPPLAQPLDLRIEKVEPSGRTVLLDRKARSGERVSLEVPYEKECVVTFYLGGEFVWQDKYQ
- a CDS encoding ribulose-phosphate 3-epimerase; its protein translation is MEAETYWEDIGSRARRRVLFAPSLLGADPLCVGAAIDRLGGCYDWLHLDIMDGHFVRNLSFGPAMARALRRRYPNAFIDAHLMVDRLDVLLPLFVEAEVSLITVHAETEPQLLHAALSSIRKSGLRAGVAMGPATGVERVHPVLEIADLVLVMSVTPGFGGQSLIEATLERARDLVRLRAAEGHRYLIQMDGGINDKNVGRVALAGCDVVVAGSAVFKSPDPGAFLDAMRVKVKEALDDAGIGS
- a CDS encoding RsmB/NOP family class I SAM-dependent RNA methyltransferase; amino-acid sequence: MRGIEGALHVLARVREGRFASEVLRDSGSAMAPGDLSLAASLVYIVLRREEMWRHIVGGFLRSGDARSRSGRGRSPGQPAAGGRLPPQVADCLLAGTAGLLELRHFAGGVLVNGLLEHLKSEGRGRFVSLVNAVLRAVGERGLERVEALRRSASLEDRALWAGVPVWSLPAWTKSWKRSELNELFDLMRIPPASSLRVSPGREAALNDLLRKEGLEPEPSDLSGALRLQSTVLPISLPGYEQGWCTVQTEGSLLVASLAERFWREGVILDMCSGRGVKAGQILQSLPGARMECWELSRGRHLSAVREMRRLGVEDRAELRCGNALELELREAPTLVLLDAPCSGSGTWIRKPESKWQLSWSRFDRLVSVQKCLLTRALDLCAPNGIIIYVTCSLLRQENENVVAEVLAGRADGVEVPSPWGTSGPFRRGRPWGAYIWPTLPWLDGFYCSIIMKRAEV
- the rimO gene encoding 30S ribosomal protein S12 methylthiotransferase RimO, with the protein product MNIFFVSMGCAKNGVDSETLMGRLAFEGHTVVADPEDARVGIINTCAFIQDAVKENIDAILDLELLKERGILERIVVVGCIVNRYEAELRRELDSVDLFARAEDWDTVVNYLAGLEHSEASAPRTGCGRVPLPGTPRWSRYLKVGEGCDTFCSYCSIPLIRGRLRSLPVERLVDEALALCSEGARELCLVGQDLTVYGRDLYGAPAIERLLRELDAALPDGTWVRLLYLHPDRLMPAFVDFLMESGKILPYLDVPVQHIDDKILSRMNRAPAGEHIRRMFRYLREKNPLFALRTTIMTGFPGETELQFRRVLDFLEEAEIDRVGAFVYSPEEGTRAASFPDLVPREVGEERYARLMELQSELSRERSALFVGRELDVLVEEVDGESGEAWGRSYRDAPEVDGMVCVSGAGDAELGTFVRARITDCEEYDLFGEAVGKGEGDV
- a CDS encoding DUF4115 domain-containing protein, which encodes MPASDRDEALRELGRLVSERREEARLLLEDVYERTRIRVDFLRGIEKGDYTGFPDLVYTKGFVRTYLRVIGAEDLQEPFMGWLNRSMPRGPEAPTNVLGNGTSPTRGFKPVSHFWLFLVLLTALIGTGVYVWYVWSSGGLSLGTFRAMRPEDPTLSALASQDVSGDNKEVEVSPVSMEIIVPEPEPQPEPEPLPPPPSLEIRAVSDVWMKVTIGDKVLFSKTLKKGSVVSWDLPAQAKVSYGRPNAASVTLNGKGLGVVNPKAKRSETYLYLPDGSHRKLN
- a CDS encoding phosphatidylglycerophosphatase A, which produces MSELNRRALPVLAATLGGLGFLTKMPGTLGSAAACIFYVLLPVPWWGILALGAVGTWAAGACARAMGAEDPGAIVVDEAVGMWVSLYALPVSFSLPAFFLFRVVDILKPFPVSTAERLPGGVGIMADDVVGGVMVNLFLQFLNGYLWGRGWLWNLFVS
- a CDS encoding nicotinamide-nucleotide amidohydrolase family protein, with translation MESVRELRSAVLAAVGDELLSGVRREGNCAALAWRLHDAGWRVQRIEVVPDDPDLIVGLLRHWVGRTDLLVLSGGLGPTHDDRTREALSAYLDSPLRREDALYDRIVGRYDGERRAALEDVRSSQSLVPASAQGLYNPEGSALGIAFERLGTRVLSLPGVPSEFAAMVRQEMSELYVPSHRWASVVLAGVSELHAVERVPEVIADPALHVSVLPSFASVELVVRGEPGRVRDAERLIRDRFPDDALPAGCAALQEAVLHEARSRGMTLSCAESCTGGLVQGALTSVPGSSDAFLGGVVAYSDEAKRKVLGVDPEALTRHGAVSGECARAMAEGVLRLYGASLAVSVTGIAGPGGGSEEKPTGTVWFAVASVEEGGVRSSAFLRALRGDRDAVRERAVACALSALWRAAKDTKPVGR